The following are encoded together in the Lathyrus oleraceus cultivar Zhongwan6 chromosome 3, CAAS_Psat_ZW6_1.0, whole genome shotgun sequence genome:
- the LOC127129065 gene encoding non-structural maintenance of chromosomes element 4 homolog A isoform X2, translating into MSQPHIDHIISVKRELNISMRDGNNNNDDENSHGDDVDYQTPNGRRDLRSRYLAVKNMIHDEQENIAKTDSEVFGSIFNEIENLHQSVTKTREQVADAQALLDITKSLVVSAKGHSSNGLTPSAFVTHIIEKFGKRGGTSTSREDCNSIAWKEIGVAVSSVFGGGYGCSTMIGPMDTKIKQKRVCRKKRLKPTELARPEQLVEGSREERNDTDKTMLTMFNILRKNRSVKLEILVLNRNSFAQTVENLFALSFLVKDGRAEIKVDKAGRHLVSPRNAPAAKLVISKDVALSHFVFRLDYIDWKLMVRSVVGEELMPHRTIQPQT; encoded by the exons ATGTCTCAACCACACATTGATCACATCATCAGCGTGAAACGCGAATTGAATATTAGTATGAGAGATGGTAATAACAACAATGACGATGAAAACAGCCACGGCGACGACGTTGATTATCAAACTCCTAACGGCCGTCGAGATCTCCGTTCTCGCTACCTCGCCGTCAAGAACATGATTCACG ATGAACAAGAAAATATTGCAAAGACTGACTCTGAAGTATTTGGTTCGATCTTCAATGAAATTGAGAACTTACACCAATCAG TCACAAAAACAAGAGAACAAGTAGCTGATGCACAGGCACTTTTGGACATAACCAAATCCTTGGTAGTGTCTGCAAAAGGTCATTCTAGTAATGGACTCACTCCTTCAGCCTTTGTTACCCACATTATTGAAAAATTTGGAAAACGAGGTGGAACAAGTACTAGCAGAGAAGATTGCAACTCAATAGCTTGGAAGGAGATTGGAGTTGCAGTTTCAAGTGTTTTTGGAGGGGGATATGGGTGTTCTACAAT GATTGGCCCAATGGATACTAAAATAAAACAGAAGAGGGTTTGTAGAAAAAAGCGTTTGAAGCCAACTGAATTGGCACGGCCGGAACAG CTTGTTGAAGGTTCAAGAGAAGAGAGAAATGATACGGATAAAACCATGTTAACTATGTTTAACATCTTAAGGAAGAATAGATCTGTCAAGCTTGAAATTTTGGTTTTGAATAGGAACTCTTTTGCACAAACGGTAGAGAACTTATTTGCTTTATCTTTTTTAGTCAAAGATGGGCGGGCTGAAATTAAAGTAGACAAGGCTGGACGTCATCTAGTTT CACCAAGGAATGCTCCTGCCGCAAAATTAGTTATTTCTAAGGATGTTGCTTTGAGCCACTTTGTGTTCAGACTTGACTATATTGATTGGAAG TTGATGGTTCGCTCTGTTGTTGGGGAGGAGTTGATGCCTCATAGGACTATTCAACCACAAACTTAG
- the LOC127129066 gene encoding protein EMSY-LIKE 3 — protein sequence MAARVFQLMDQQFPLHSDSKFDENITDSDVLHEIDNFIHRAEMQAYASVLRTFIYKTNDLNQEKQNLIISLLKELKISNDEHKEVLAEIKNDEMIHLVREWKSFDTFSPEKGIKSPFPTDSASQQDQPLSSLSSVESVQDPSVEPAKAAPKDPLIGKKVCTRWSSPNGPFYEADITEYDPAKGTYKVVYGANTPKEFYYWVDLKKILPEHVEWEGADHVPSTVEENEDSDNDNAEEKVKKGVKMSIRCTQTLTRPAVPKSKSKSKSKASKTKESA from the exons ATGGCGGCGCGTGTATTTCAACTCATGGATCAACAATTTCCTCTTCACTCTG ATTCTAAATTCGACGAAAACATCACAGACTCGGATGTTCTACATGAGATTGATAATTTCATTCATCGAGCTGAGATGCAGGCATACGCTTCTGTGTTGCGTACTTTCATATACAAAACCAACGATCTCAATCAg GAAAAGCAAAATTTGATAATTAGTCTTCTAAAAGAACTCAAGATTTCAAACGATGAACACAAGGAGGTTCTTGCTGAGAttaaaaatgatgaaatgatCCATCTCGTTAG GGAGTGGAAATCTTTTGACACTTTTTCACCTGAAAAGGGCATCAAATCACCCTTTCCAACAGATTCAGCTTCCCAACAG GATCAACCATTGTCCAGTTTATCTTCAGTGGAATCTGTGCAGGATCCTTCTGTGGAACCTGCAAAAGCAGCACCTAAAGATCCACTGATAGGGAAGAAAGTTTGTACTAGATGGTCATCGCCTAACGGCCCTTTTTATGAGGCTGACATAACAGAGTATGACCCTGCCAAG GGCACGTATAAAGTGGTCTATGGTGCTAATACACCAAAGGAGTTTTACTATTGGGTTGATCTGAAAAAG ATCTTACCAGAGCATGTAGAATGGGAAGGGGCTGATCATGTACCAAGTACTGTCGAAGAAAATGAAGACAGTGACAATGATAATGCAG AAGAAAAGGTGAAGAAAGGTGTAAAAATGAGTATAAGGTGTACTCAAACCCTTACCAGACCAGCAGTACCCAAAAGTAAAAGTAAAAGTAAAAGCAAAGCTTCAAAAACGAAAGAAA GTGCATGA
- the LOC127129065 gene encoding non-structural maintenance of chromosomes element 4 homolog A isoform X1, translated as MSQPHIDHIISVKRELNISMRDGNNNNDDENSHGDDVDYQTPNGRRDLRSRYLAVKNMIHGDEQENIAKTDSEVFGSIFNEIENLHQSVTKTREQVADAQALLDITKSLVVSAKGHSSNGLTPSAFVTHIIEKFGKRGGTSTSREDCNSIAWKEIGVAVSSVFGGGYGCSTMIGPMDTKIKQKRVCRKKRLKPTELARPEQLVEGSREERNDTDKTMLTMFNILRKNRSVKLEILVLNRNSFAQTVENLFALSFLVKDGRAEIKVDKAGRHLVSPRNAPAAKLVISKDVALSHFVFRLDYIDWKLMVRSVVGEELMPHRTIQPQT; from the exons ATGTCTCAACCACACATTGATCACATCATCAGCGTGAAACGCGAATTGAATATTAGTATGAGAGATGGTAATAACAACAATGACGATGAAAACAGCCACGGCGACGACGTTGATTATCAAACTCCTAACGGCCGTCGAGATCTCCGTTCTCGCTACCTCGCCGTCAAGAACATGATTCACGGTG ATGAACAAGAAAATATTGCAAAGACTGACTCTGAAGTATTTGGTTCGATCTTCAATGAAATTGAGAACTTACACCAATCAG TCACAAAAACAAGAGAACAAGTAGCTGATGCACAGGCACTTTTGGACATAACCAAATCCTTGGTAGTGTCTGCAAAAGGTCATTCTAGTAATGGACTCACTCCTTCAGCCTTTGTTACCCACATTATTGAAAAATTTGGAAAACGAGGTGGAACAAGTACTAGCAGAGAAGATTGCAACTCAATAGCTTGGAAGGAGATTGGAGTTGCAGTTTCAAGTGTTTTTGGAGGGGGATATGGGTGTTCTACAAT GATTGGCCCAATGGATACTAAAATAAAACAGAAGAGGGTTTGTAGAAAAAAGCGTTTGAAGCCAACTGAATTGGCACGGCCGGAACAG CTTGTTGAAGGTTCAAGAGAAGAGAGAAATGATACGGATAAAACCATGTTAACTATGTTTAACATCTTAAGGAAGAATAGATCTGTCAAGCTTGAAATTTTGGTTTTGAATAGGAACTCTTTTGCACAAACGGTAGAGAACTTATTTGCTTTATCTTTTTTAGTCAAAGATGGGCGGGCTGAAATTAAAGTAGACAAGGCTGGACGTCATCTAGTTT CACCAAGGAATGCTCCTGCCGCAAAATTAGTTATTTCTAAGGATGTTGCTTTGAGCCACTTTGTGTTCAGACTTGACTATATTGATTGGAAG TTGATGGTTCGCTCTGTTGTTGGGGAGGAGTTGATGCCTCATAGGACTATTCAACCACAAACTTAG